A stretch of Chryseobacterium turcicum DNA encodes these proteins:
- the ilvA gene encoding threonine ammonia-lyase IlvA → MIHLAKIQEAAENLKGVAVHTPLVKNENLSERFAAQVYLKREDLQPVRSYKLRGAYHKISSLSENDIKLGVVCASAGNHAQGVAFACRKLNIKAVIYMPITTPAQKIKQVKLFGKENVEVVLKGDTFDDAYNEALLFSQKNKAVFVHPFDDELVISGQGTVGLEIVEDSKCKIDFLFFPIGGGGLAAGVVSVFKQLSPETNLIGIEPQGAASMKTSLENGKNTALTNIDKFVDGAAVKRVGDKTFEICQHSLDDIVLVPEGKVCTTILQLYNEEAIVVEPAGALSIAALDSYKDQIKGKNVVCIVSGSNNDITRMEEIKERSLMFEGLKHYFIINFPQRPGALKEFVNDVLGENDDITYFQFTKKNNREEGPAVVGVELKYSSDLDSMEQKMKTKKINYQHLNEQKELFTHLIF, encoded by the coding sequence ATGATACATTTAGCAAAAATACAAGAGGCAGCCGAAAACCTGAAAGGTGTGGCTGTGCATACGCCTCTTGTGAAAAACGAAAACCTGAGCGAGCGATTTGCTGCTCAGGTTTATTTGAAACGGGAAGATTTACAACCTGTACGATCCTACAAATTGCGTGGAGCGTATCATAAAATAAGTTCGCTTTCCGAAAATGATATAAAACTCGGCGTTGTATGTGCAAGTGCGGGTAATCACGCTCAAGGAGTGGCTTTTGCGTGTAGAAAACTGAACATAAAAGCCGTTATTTATATGCCTATTACCACGCCTGCACAAAAAATAAAGCAGGTAAAACTCTTTGGAAAAGAAAATGTAGAGGTTGTGTTGAAAGGTGATACTTTTGACGATGCCTACAACGAAGCCCTTCTTTTCAGCCAGAAGAATAAGGCAGTTTTCGTTCATCCGTTTGATGATGAATTGGTTATTTCCGGACAAGGAACTGTAGGATTGGAAATTGTGGAAGACAGCAAATGTAAAATTGATTTTTTATTCTTCCCAATTGGAGGTGGCGGTTTGGCAGCAGGGGTCGTTTCGGTTTTTAAACAATTGAGTCCTGAAACTAACCTTATCGGTATAGAACCACAAGGAGCAGCCTCTATGAAAACATCGTTGGAAAACGGTAAAAATACTGCATTGACGAACATTGATAAATTTGTAGATGGAGCTGCCGTAAAACGGGTGGGCGACAAAACATTTGAAATCTGCCAACATTCGTTAGATGACATCGTCTTAGTGCCTGAAGGGAAAGTTTGCACAACAATTTTACAATTATATAACGAAGAAGCCATTGTTGTAGAACCAGCTGGTGCATTGAGTATTGCAGCCTTGGATTCGTATAAAGACCAAATCAAAGGTAAAAATGTGGTGTGCATTGTTAGTGGCAGCAACAATGACATTACAAGAATGGAAGAAATAAAAGAGCGATCCTTGATGTTTGAAGGATTGAAGCATTATTTCATCATCAACTTTCCACAACGACCAGGAGCATTAAAAGAATTTGTAAATGATGTCTTAGGAGAAAATGATGACATTACTTATTTCCAGTTCACTAAAAAGAACAACCGCGAAGAAGGTCCGGCTGTTGTTGGCGTAGAACTAAAATACAGTTCTGATTTAGATAGTATGGAACAAAAAATGAAAACTAAAAAAATAAATTATCAGCATCTAAACGAGCAGAAAGAATTGTTTACACATTTGATTTTCTAG
- a CDS encoding DUF420 domain-containing protein: MNITLSIIVGMLILSISAPFISVYAVSQIKKKNLDVHVKIQKRLFWTCIVALIILEVQIRVSGGSGSLVSNSKYTGTLFFNSLLIAHIIGAVITYIFWGITVFSANKNLKKKKTLPGKYSTVHKKLGYGTIIGLFYTAITAAIVCTMAFFL; this comes from the coding sequence ATGAACATTACGTTGTCAATTATAGTGGGAATGCTAATATTGTCAATTTCAGCCCCCTTTATTTCGGTTTATGCTGTTTCTCAAATTAAGAAAAAGAACCTTGATGTCCACGTCAAAATTCAAAAACGATTGTTCTGGACCTGTATTGTTGCACTGATTATTTTAGAAGTTCAAATAAGGGTTTCGGGTGGATCAGGCAGTCTCGTTTCTAACAGTAAATATACCGGGACGTTATTCTTTAATAGTTTATTGATTGCACATATCATAGGTGCGGTAATCACCTATATTTTCTGGGGAATTACTGTTTTCAGTGCTAATAAGAATTTGAAAAAGAAAAAAACATTACCAGGAAAATATTCGACAGTACACAAAAAGCTAGGTTACGGAACTATCATAGGTCTATTTTATACTGCTATAACGGCTGCTATTGTTTGTACCATGGCCTTCTTCTTGTGA